In the genome of Deinococcus sp. QL22, one region contains:
- a CDS encoding redoxin domain-containing protein, whose amino-acid sequence MPPAYRVHSLRGQRVWLTFNLQSTCLVCHARQTELAALAPLLAQQDIQLVSVWSSSVSALQEGLRQVSMPYPVLADPTDATYARYGLGHSLKGVLDLRHLNALAPHLRHLNPTTLHDERFRMPAEFLISRTGEIEHAHYARYGADWLPTHQILKWAMQAS is encoded by the coding sequence ATGCCGCCAGCTTACCGTGTCCACAGTCTGCGAGGACAACGGGTCTGGCTGACGTTCAACCTTCAGAGCACCTGCCTCGTGTGCCACGCTCGGCAGACCGAGCTGGCTGCCCTCGCGCCTCTGCTGGCCCAGCAGGACATCCAACTGGTCTCGGTCTGGAGCAGTTCGGTGAGTGCGCTGCAAGAGGGCCTGAGACAGGTGTCGATGCCCTACCCGGTGCTGGCCGACCCCACCGACGCCACCTACGCCCGCTACGGCTTAGGCCACAGTCTCAAAGGGGTGTTGGACCTGCGCCATCTGAATGCCCTCGCACCACACCTCCGGCACCTGAACCCCACCACCCTGCACGATGAACGCTTCCGCATGCCTGCCGAATTCCTCATCAGCCGCACCGGAGAGATCGAGCACGCACATTACGCCCGGTATGGAGCCGACTGGCTCCCCACCCACCAGATCTTGAAATGGGCCATGCAAGCATCCTAA